The Sinomicrobium kalidii genome contains a region encoding:
- a CDS encoding FecR family protein, whose amino-acid sequence MILSKELVIKYLSGQITEKELLVLESLLADAANREEFRKYAEDHYLVNKTLTSLDLEKEYTAIFHRINIKKKQRIQVFYRIAAILVIVLGVGLYMKLSVLSPTDVSPDTITIKLNDGKIKKLSEEGVSNILDKEGNTIARHNGNTINYRYRSDDSTSPKKAVYNELSVPFGKKFRLLLEDGTKVSLNAGSRLKFPVAFLENGPREVFLEGEAFFDVAKDRQRPFMVNSNGFHVRVLGTKFNVNSYTEDKSVSTVLVEGSVGLYSDSENDLPKDNMIKLSPGELAVYNRNDRSLQVKDVDTAEYIAWVDGVLLFKIRPFSEIIRVLERHYNVQITNRYKELGNKRFFARFDVESIEEVLRSFQGSEPFSYQINGDNIIIDKP is encoded by the coding sequence ATGATTTTATCAAAAGAACTTGTAATAAAATATTTATCCGGGCAGATTACGGAGAAAGAGCTATTGGTCCTTGAATCGCTCCTGGCCGATGCTGCCAACCGGGAAGAATTCAGAAAATACGCGGAAGATCATTATTTGGTAAACAAAACGTTAACTTCCCTCGATCTGGAAAAAGAATACACTGCTATATTTCACCGGATCAACATTAAAAAGAAACAAAGAATACAGGTTTTTTACAGGATTGCGGCTATACTGGTTATCGTTCTCGGCGTAGGGCTTTACATGAAATTATCCGTACTTTCCCCAACCGATGTCTCCCCGGATACAATAACCATTAAATTAAATGACGGCAAAATAAAAAAGCTTTCGGAAGAAGGAGTTTCGAATATACTGGACAAAGAAGGCAATACCATTGCCCGGCATAACGGCAATACTATTAATTACCGGTACCGGAGTGATGATTCCACCTCTCCCAAAAAAGCAGTGTACAACGAATTATCCGTTCCTTTTGGCAAAAAATTTCGCCTGTTGCTGGAAGATGGAACCAAAGTAAGTCTCAATGCAGGTTCCCGGCTTAAATTTCCCGTTGCCTTCCTCGAAAACGGGCCACGTGAAGTTTTTCTGGAGGGCGAGGCTTTTTTCGATGTGGCCAAAGACAGGCAACGCCCTTTTATGGTCAATAGCAACGGATTTCATGTCCGGGTCCTTGGTACAAAATTCAATGTAAATTCCTATACGGAAGATAAAAGTGTAAGTACTGTTTTGGTAGAGGGCTCGGTAGGACTCTATTCCGATTCGGAGAATGATCTCCCGAAAGATAACATGATTAAACTCTCTCCCGGGGAGTTAGCTGTTTACAATAGAAATGACAGAAGTCTTCAGGTAAAGGATGTTGATACCGCCGAATATATTGCATGGGTTGATGGAGTCCTCCTGTTTAAGATCCGTCCTTTTTCGGAGATTATCAGGGTGCTGGAAAGGCATTACAACGTACAAATTACCAACAGGTACAAGGAGCTGGGAAACAAACGTTTTTTTGCAAGGTTTGATGTAGAGAGCATTGAAGAGGTGCTCCGGTCTTTCCAGGGGAGTGAACCCTTTTCCTATCAGATTAACGGAGATAACATCATAATTGACAAACCATAA
- a CDS encoding RNA polymerase sigma factor translates to MNNETGIVNKLKKGDHAIFKIVFEELYPSVVAYVLTLTGDEAKAKDIAQNSFITLWEKRKKLREKSSLRPYLFKVAYNLYINQYHKEKFRKKVLEEFKYDALQKIISKEEDQDDDRQKRLQEIIDALPVKCRKILLLNKKDGKKYKDIAVLLNISVKTVESQMRIAYIKIREGFERGKNE, encoded by the coding sequence ATGAATAACGAAACAGGTATAGTCAATAAATTAAAAAAAGGGGACCACGCCATATTTAAAATAGTGTTTGAAGAACTCTATCCGTCAGTGGTAGCCTATGTATTGACACTTACGGGCGACGAGGCAAAGGCTAAGGATATTGCCCAGAATAGTTTTATAACCCTTTGGGAAAAAAGGAAAAAACTCCGGGAAAAATCATCACTCAGGCCTTACCTGTTTAAAGTTGCATATAACCTCTATATCAATCAATATCACAAAGAGAAGTTCAGGAAAAAGGTATTGGAAGAATTTAAATACGACGCGCTGCAAAAAATAATATCCAAAGAAGAGGATCAGGATGATGACCGCCAGAAACGATTACAGGAAATTATTGACGCCCTGCCAGTGAAGTGCCGGAAAATCCTCTTGCTAAATAAAAAGGACGGTAAGAAATATAAAGACATTGCGGTTTTATTGAATATTTCCGTCAAAACAGTGGAATCGCAAATGCGGATCGCTTATATAAAAATAAGAGAAGGGTTTGAGCGGGGAAAAAATGAATAA
- a CDS encoding RagB/SusD family nutrient uptake outer membrane protein, with protein sequence MMKTIKFKKSIIKSMVIMVLLLNGCSLDEDTYSIYTPDTFYSNEYQVLSALSGVYRAFAGITGMGPEYRTLELPADQVVVQQKIQGWWGGDSFWQLMEHTWEPDHAYISSTWDTFFQTVGQTNGLLSSLEESPLDISGPKAELRALRAYAYFYLMDLFGNVPIFTGAKVDPLDLPEQNTRTEVFEFVTAELEDALKDLPTKTEAGSSYYGRLTKEAAYALLATIYLNAEVYTGNAQYQKAQEYADLVINSGSYSLLPNYFDNFAPDNQNNNEVVFGAVYNPDITGGIGHPFVQKVLPGISGGLFGLPYTPQNGFATRPSVVEKYEDQDIRKSMFITYGPLKDPRNDEPVMVERVVPDNNSALYVEGVSTEGPVPYEIVPATGIRSQPMNAGIKWIKWQIDPNTVGGSAGNDVAFFRYADILLIKAEALARQGDFGAALPLVNQIRERSNASALLTLSLEDILDERGRELVFEMGRRRDLIRFGKYGDAWEWKNPSEDFRNIFPIPQSALNANPKLRQNPGY encoded by the coding sequence ATGATGAAAACTATAAAATTCAAAAAAAGCATAATCAAAAGCATGGTCATCATGGTATTACTCCTTAACGGCTGTAGCTTAGACGAGGATACATACTCCATATATACCCCAGATACATTCTATTCTAACGAATATCAGGTATTATCCGCTTTATCGGGAGTTTACAGGGCCTTCGCAGGGATCACCGGTATGGGCCCCGAATACAGGACATTAGAACTTCCGGCAGACCAGGTTGTCGTTCAGCAAAAGATCCAGGGCTGGTGGGGAGGAGACTCCTTCTGGCAGTTAATGGAACACACCTGGGAGCCGGACCACGCCTACATATCCTCTACCTGGGATACTTTTTTCCAAACCGTGGGGCAAACCAATGGCCTGCTGAGTTCATTAGAAGAATCTCCCCTGGATATCTCCGGGCCAAAAGCCGAATTAAGAGCACTAAGGGCCTATGCCTACTTTTACCTGATGGACCTGTTCGGTAACGTTCCCATCTTTACCGGAGCCAAGGTAGACCCACTGGACCTTCCCGAACAAAACACAAGGACCGAGGTTTTTGAATTTGTCACTGCGGAACTGGAAGACGCCCTGAAAGACCTGCCTACCAAAACAGAAGCCGGAAGCAGTTATTACGGCAGGTTGACCAAAGAAGCTGCCTATGCCCTTCTGGCCACCATATACCTGAATGCCGAAGTCTACACCGGGAATGCACAATATCAAAAGGCACAGGAATACGCCGACCTGGTGATCAATTCCGGATCGTATTCTTTGCTCCCTAACTATTTTGACAACTTTGCCCCGGACAATCAAAATAACAATGAAGTTGTTTTCGGAGCGGTATATAACCCCGATATCACAGGGGGCATCGGCCATCCGTTCGTACAAAAAGTCCTTCCGGGAATCTCCGGAGGGTTATTCGGATTGCCGTATACACCGCAAAACGGATTTGCCACCCGTCCGTCGGTTGTAGAAAAATACGAAGATCAGGACATAAGAAAATCCATGTTCATTACCTATGGCCCGCTAAAAGACCCGCGTAATGACGAACCCGTAATGGTAGAGAGAGTTGTCCCGGACAATAACTCCGCTTTATACGTAGAAGGCGTTTCCACCGAAGGTCCGGTACCTTATGAGATCGTTCCCGCCACAGGTATCAGGAGCCAGCCGATGAATGCAGGGATCAAATGGATCAAATGGCAGATCGATCCCAATACCGTGGGAGGCAGTGCCGGAAATGATGTCGCTTTTTTCCGGTATGCAGATATTCTCCTGATCAAAGCAGAGGCCCTGGCACGGCAAGGAGATTTCGGAGCCGCTTTACCCCTGGTAAACCAGATCCGGGAAAGGAGTAACGCCTCCGCGTTATTGACGCTGTCCTTAGAGGACATCCTTGATGAAAGAGGAAGGGAACTGGTATTTGAGATGGGACGAAGAAGAGACCTGATCCGATTCGGAAAATACGGAGATGCCTGGGAATGGAAAAACCCTTCGGAAGATTTCAGAAATATATTCCCGATTCCCCAGTCCGCATTAAATGCAAACCCGAAATTGCGGCAGAATCCCGGATATTAA